DNA sequence from the Actinacidiphila yeochonensis CN732 genome:
GCCGCCGCCGGAGCCGCCCTCACCGGATGCGCCGGCGTGCTGTGGTACCGGCTGCGCCGACCCGCCTGAGCACTGCCCTCCTTCCGCCGCGCTCCTTCCGCGAGGCTGGGGGAAAGCCGCCGTCTGTCTTCCGCGCGGCTGGGGGAGAGCCGCCGTCCGGTGCGGCGGCCTCCGGAACGCGCGGCAGGCGTCAGCGTGCTGCCGGCCAGCGGCAGCCAGGGCGGCCAGCGCGGTGCACCACCAGTACGCGGCGGCCGAGGTGGCGTGCCGTCAGTTGCGTATGAGGGTCCGGAGCGCCTTGCGGGTGCGGCCGCGCAGCACCAGTCGGCGCATGTCCGAGGGGCTGGGCTGGAGGTAGAGCACCGCCCCGGGCAGCCGGTGCACACCCGGCTGCCCGGCCACGGCGACGGCGGCGTCACGGAGTGCGGAGAGGTCGGCTGCGGTCAGCTCCAGACGCTGCTCGCGGGGCTGGTAGGAGGCGCCGATCGGGTACTCGTGGCCGGGCCGTCGGCCCATCTCTACATGGCCGCCCAGGACATGAGTCACCGGGTGCTCGGCGGCGAAGGCCACCAGCCGGTCCAGCGTGGCCAGGTACGCCGGGCCGTCGAAGGCGTACAGCCGACCGGGCAGCACCGTGTCCCCGGTGAGCAGCACGCCCGTGCGGCGGTCGTAGAAGGTGACAGCCGCCTCCTGGTGGCCGGGCGAGCCGATCACGTCGAGCACCCGGCCGCCGAGGTCGAAGGGCACCTCGGCCTCCGGCCACGAGGAGCCGAAGCCGAAGAACTCCCTCACCGCCGCGGCCTCGTGGGCGACCACGGTGGTGTGCGGGCGGTCGGCGAACTGCCCGTCGGCCGCCACGTGGTCGCCGTGCGCGTGCGAGTGCGCGACGACCAGGCCGTACGTGCCGCCCGCGCACTCCGGGTGGGCCGCCAGCCACGCGTCCACCAGGGCGTCGACGGTCCTCCGCAGCGGGAACAGAGCCGGGTCGGAGGTCGCCCCGGTGTCCAGCAGCAGGGCCCGCTCCCGGCCGAACAGCAGGTACAGGAAGGGCGCTTCGTAGTTCAGCTCCTTGCTCTGCCGCAGGATGACCGTGGCCCCGTCGTAGTGGTGGACCTGGATCGCCGGGCCCGCGGCGCTCCAGCGGAAGCGGGCCCCGTGCGCCCACTCCACCTCCATCGAGCCGGCGACCGGACCCTGCTGTCCTTCGTCCCCGGTGCTCCGTGCCGTGCCGTGCGTCGTCATCTCCGACTCACTTTCTGGTGCGTGCCTGCGTGCCTGCCTGGTCGCCTGTCCGGATTCGTTCCTGTTCATCTCCGCGACCGCCCCTTCGTGCCGGCGGCCCGCCCCGTCGCTGCTTCCCGGGGCCCCTCCTCCGCTCCTCCCTCCTCTTCCTCTTCCTCTTCCGCTGTGCCGGCCGACGGCTCCGCCTCCACCACGACCCCGGTCAGCGGGGTGGCCGCCATGAAGTAGCGGATGTGGCGCAGCCCGGACTGCTCCGGCGCGGAGGCCTCGGCGCTCCTGGAGAGGTACGGGGCGAGCAGCTCCTGCCACTTCCGCTCGATCTCCCCGGCCTCCTCGGCGGTCACCGCGGTGACCGCCGAGACGATTCCCGTCCCGGCCCGCCACTCGGGCGGCTCCTGCTCCCGGTGCTCCGCGTGTTCCAGGATCGCCGCCAGCGCCCGCTCCACCACGGTGCGTTCCAACTGGCGGCGCAGGGTCTCCTCCGCCGCGGTGAACCGCATCGCCGGCCGTTCGTCGGGCAGCCGCCACTGCCGCTCGCGCCGGTCCGCACCCGGACCGGCCTCCTCGACGTACCCATAACGCGCCAACTGCCGCAAGTGGAAAGAGCAGTTGGCCTGAGGGATACCGAGCGCGCGTCCGCACTGGGCGGCGGTGGCCGGACCGCTCGCGGCCAGCAGCTCCAGCAGGTCGAGCCGCAACGGGTGTGCGAGCGCCCGGATGGCCCGCGGATCGGTGATCTCCATGTGTCAAAGACTACTTTGGTTTCTGCTTTTGTCAAAGGGTTCTTTGGGGTTCCGTGTGTCGTGTTCGCGCCGCGGGCTCCGCCACCTGACCAGACGTCAGCGGGCAAAGCGGACCAATCCGGTGTCGGCGACTCCCTGCGACGCCCGCGGTCCTGGCGATCGCCCGGAGGTGCCTCGCTGCTACGTTGACCCGAAAACGTGGGAGGGGTGAGCCGCCAGGTGGACGGTGGCCGGCGGTACGCAGCCGTCGTGGCGCTCGGTGAACTCGGGCGAAGCCGCGACGTTCGCGACCGGGCGGATGCCGGTCGCGGCCTGGCGGGCTTCGCCGAGATGCGGGAGGCCCTCGGTCCACTGCCGGCGCTCCTGCTCGACCCGGGCGACACCTCCGTCACCAGGGCGACCGCGGAAGCCCTGCTTCGGCGGAAGGACGGGATCGGGCTGGCGACAGTCGCCTCCGCGCTGGCGGTCGCCGACCCGAATCACGGCGACTGGATCCACTCCGCAGTGCACGAGGTGTTCGGCGTCTTCTCCGAGGACCGGGACAGCGCGATGCGGTTGTGCGAGGAGATGCCGGGGCACCCGGACGACCGCGTTGCCCTGGGGGCTCGTCAGATGCTCTCGACCCTTGCGGAGATCGACCCCGTTCTTCGGCCCCTGTAGCTGCGGGTGGCATCTGGGGAATCCCGTCGCGGAACTCGTCAGCGGACCTCCGCGCGCCCGTCGGTGCCATCTCGAAGGCCGCCGATCAGCCGGTCGGCCGGAGGGGGCCGGCGTCAGCGCGTCGTGGGGCGGGTGCGGCCCGCCGCCGATAGGCGGTGGAGGGTGAAACCCCGGCCGGACGGGTCGAGCCCGCGGGTCGCCGCGCTGAACACCTCGGCCGCGCGGCGGTAGGAGAGCCTGCGCCCCCGCCCGGAGGCGAACAGCGGCCCGTCGACGCGGCCCAGGGCGAGCAGCGGTAGCAGGCCGGCTGCCCCCTCCCGCCAGCGCAGTGCCGGCTCGTGCCGGACGCGGGTGCGGCGGCCGGGCAGGTCGAGGTCGTCGACGTCCAGTGCCAGGACGGCCTCCACGGTGCCGCCGCTCTCGTACAGCACGTGCCACAGGGCCTGTTCGCGCAGCGGCGCACGCAGCGCCAGGACCGCCGCGGCCTCGCCGGGGGCCAGGGCGGTGGTGCGGCGCCCCGGCGGCGGCAGCGGGCGCAGCCCGGCCACCGGGTCCCCGCCGCGCAGCCAGCCGCGCGCCCGCCACCAGGTCACCGCGCTGACCAGTGCGGACAGTTCGCGGTTGGCGGTGCGGGCTCCGACAGCGGCCGAACGCGCGGCGAACGCCGCCCGGAGCCGTTCTCCGGCGCCGGGGGAGTCCAGCAGATGCAGTGGAACCGACGGAGCAACCGCGCCCCGCCGCAGCCCGCCGCCCGGCGGCGCGCCCCGACCAGCGCCCACGCCCACGTGGTCAGCGCGATCCGGTACACCCGCCGCGACGCCTCGCCGAGCGCCGCGGCCGCGAGGTAGCGGTCGACGGCGACGGCGTACTCGACGGGCGCCGTGAGCTCAGCGGGCCGGGGAGCGACGCGTCCGGCCCGGCCGCCGTCCGGGGTGGGCCGCGTCCCGGCGGCGGGATCAGCGCCCTGCGGGTCCTCGCCGACGGGACGGGACGCGGCGCCCTGCCCGGGTGCGGCCGCCGCGACGGAAACGGAACCGGTGTCCGACCTGTACCCGGACGGCACGCGCGTCCCCGAGCGGTCCTCCTCCGGCCGCGCGCCCGCCGGTGTCTGTGGCTCCGTCATGCCCGCCAGCCCCTCCCGCCCGGCGACCGCCACCTCGCCCGACGACCTCCCGAGCGGCGGCTGCTGGATGATCAACCGCAGTAAACGCACCTGCGGTCGCACTCAGTTCAGACTAGCTTGACAGCACACGACTCAATGTCTTGCGCAGTCGGCTCTGGCGTGTCGTCATGCGCGCAGATCACGCTGGCGCCATGCCTACTGCGAAGCCCGCCGGGCCCGCCGGGCCTGCCCGTACGACCGCGTCCGGACCCGGCCCCGGACCCGGCCCCGGCCCCGGACCCGGCGCCGGTGCGGAGACCGGTGGGCCACCGTCCCGCGGGCCCACCGCCGTACTCCGCGAACCGCTCTTCCGGCGTTTCGCCATCGGCCGCGCCACCTCCCTGCTCGGGTCGGGGATGACGAGTGTCGGGCTGAGCTTCGCCGTGCTGGGCAACGGCGGAAGCGGCTCCGACCTCGGGCTGGTGCTGTCCGCCCGCGTCCTTCCACTGGTGCTGGTGCTGCTGGTCGGGGGCGTGGCCGCCGACCGGGTCGGCAGCCGGAGGATGATGCTCGCCGCCGACATCACCCGGGTGCTCACCCAGTTCGGCATGGCCCTGCTGCTGGTCGGCGACGCGCCGCCGCTGTGGACGCTGGTCGCGCTGGTGGCGTGCTGGGGCGCGGCGGAGGCGCTGTTCACGCCCGCCCTCAACGCGCTGGTCCCGCAGCTGGTCCGGCCCGAGCGGCTCGCCGACGCCAACGCGGTGCTGAACGTGGCCGGTTCGGCCGCCTCCATCGCCGGGCCCGCGCTGGCCGGCCTGATCGCCGCGGTTGCCGGTTCCGGGCCGGTGCTGGCCGCGGACGGGGCCAGCTACCTGGTGAGCGTCGTCGTCCTGCTGACCCTGCCCAGTGCGCCGCGCCCGGCAGCCGGGCGGAGGGGGCGGTCGTTCCCGCGCGAACTGCGCGAGGGGTGGGCGGAGTTCAGCTCGCGACCGTGGCTGTGGGTGTCCACCGCGCACATCAGCCTGTTCAACCTGCTGGTCTGGGCGCCCTTCCTGGTGCTCGGGCCGGTGGTGGCGCGGCAGCGGCTCGGCGGGGCGGGTGCGTGGGGGCTGCTCCTGGCGCTCTACGGAGCCGGCGCGGTGGCGGCCGGGCTGGCCGTGCTCGGCCGCCGCCCCGGCCGGCCGCTGCGGGTCGCCACGGCTGCCACGGCCTGCTGGGCACTGCCCTCGGCCGCGCTCTCCACCGGCCGGGCGCTGCCGTGGGCGTGCGCGGCGGCCGTCGCCGCCGGAGCCTGCTCCTCGGTCTGCGGCACCCTCTACACCACGGCCATCCAGCACGGCGTCCCGGCCGACGCGCTCGGCCGGGTCAACGCCTTCGACTCCTTCGGCGCGTTCGTGCTCGGCCCGGTGGGGCTGGCCGCGGCCGGACCGGTGGCGGCGCTCGCCGGCGTCCGGCGCGTCCTCGGCTTCGGCGCGCTGTGGCAGCTCGCCTCCGTGGCCGTGGTGCT
Encoded proteins:
- a CDS encoding MBL fold metallo-hydrolase, which produces MTTHGTARSTGDEGQQGPVAGSMEVEWAHGARFRWSAAGPAIQVHHYDGATVILRQSKELNYEAPFLYLLFGRERALLLDTGATSDPALFPLRRTVDALVDAWLAAHPECAGGTYGLVVAHSHAHGDHVAADGQFADRPHTTVVAHEAAAVREFFGFGSSWPEAEVPFDLGGRVLDVIGSPGHQEAAVTFYDRRTGVLLTGDTVLPGRLYAFDGPAYLATLDRLVAFAAEHPVTHVLGGHVEMGRRPGHEYPIGASYQPREQRLELTAADLSALRDAAVAVAGQPGVHRLPGAVLYLQPSPSDMRRLVLRGRTRKALRTLIRN
- a CDS encoding helix-turn-helix domain-containing protein, which produces MEITDPRAIRALAHPLRLDLLELLAASGPATAAQCGRALGIPQANCSFHLRQLARYGYVEEAGPGADRRERQWRLPDERPAMRFTAAEETLRRQLERTVVERALAAILEHAEHREQEPPEWRAGTGIVSAVTAVTAEEAGEIERKWQELLAPYLSRSAEASAPEQSGLRHIRYFMAATPLTGVVVEAEPSAGTAEEEEEEEGGAEEGPREAATGRAAGTKGRSRR